The Candidatus Eisenbacteria bacterium DNA segment GTTTCAGCCTCGCGGCGGGGGCGAGCCACACGGTGACGATCGCCTTCGCGCCGAGCATCTCCGGTTATCAAAGCTGCAGCATCGACAATGGGACCGCCTGCGAAAATGTCCTGGCCTTCGGCTTGGGGTCCACCGGCGCGGATGAGCCTGAGTTGCCCGACACGCCGATCCCCGATGTCAGCCTGATTGATATCGGCAACACCTTGGCGCAGGGAACGGTCGCGGGGAGCGCTCAGATCATTGCAAGCTTGGTGGGATTCGGGACAGCTTTCACAAATCCGGCAAACGGCGCCGATTGGGATGATCTCGGCGGCGGTTGCTGGGAATACGAGCTCACCGAAGCCGGGTGCACCTGGACTTATGAGGTCTGTTTGGACGGCACAGACTTTGTGTGGATCATCACACTCAACGGCACCTGCGACAGCGGGAGCTACAGCAACTGGGTCGCCGTTCGGATCACAGTGAACGAGGACGGGACCCAAGGCACCTTCGTCATGTACGAGCAGAACTCGACGACGGTCGCCTTCACTCTCGCCTGGACCAGTAACGCGACATCCGGCACTTGGACTCTTTACAGCGGAACACAGAGCCAGAGCAACCTCATCGGTATCATGACCTGGGTCGACAACGGAGACGGCACCGAGGAATGGACTTGGACCATCCCCGAGATGACGCGATGGGAGATGCAACTCAGCAGCAGTGGAACATCCGGCTGGTACAAGGCCTACTACTGGGATGATGATGGTCAAGTTTGGTGGCTCCGCACCGAGATCACCTGGATGATCAACGGCACCGGTACGATGACGACATACGATGAAGAGGGCGCCGTCGAAGATGAAGAGTCCTGGTAGTTTCGACGGAATTAAAGCCGCTCCTTGCGAAAAGATTGAGATGAGACCGGGCGCCGCGAAAGGCGCCCGGTTTTGTCACCCGCGCATTCCCGTGTTCGTTGACACTCCCCCCAGACTGGTGAAGAATGAATCCGCAATGACGACCGGCAAAAAACCCAGCCTGAGACCCGGCGGATGGCGTCTAGCCGCCTCTGCGGAAACCGGGTGGTCTATCCCGCCCATGAACTTCACGACGGGCCTGATCTTCCTTGGCTTGTTTCTTCCCCTCCTCTTTTCCGCCTGTGGCGGCCAAGGGGGGTTGAAGATTGATGTCCGCGATATGTCTAACAACTCGGTCGCCGATGTGGAAATCCGCCAGGTCGGCCAGGACAATCGCCTGCTGGGAAAAACCAATGAAAGCGGTACAGCCACGATCCACCCCGACCGGGGAGAGGGCTCCGTTCTGATTAAATTGAACCGGCCCGCCGAAGATGGACGCGTCTACCAGTTCCGTGCTTCCTATACCCTGTCGGAGGAGGATTTCCGTGTCGGCGTCAAGGTCATCCGCATTGAAGGGATCGACGGTGAGAGCCCATCCGGACAGATCACGACCAGTCTCTTGCGGCTATCCAGCACGCCGACAGGAGCCGAAGTTTGGATCAATGGTGCGTATAAAGGCATAACTCCCATCAGCTTACCCGATCTCGCCCCCGGGCGCTCTCTGGTCATCCTGACGAAGCAGGGTTGGCACCCGGATTCGACCGAGATTTTTCTCGAGGCGGGCGATGAAGTGGAGCACTTCCGGGAGCTCTCCGCCACCGCCGTCAAGACCGCCAGCCTGGAGATCCTATCGGATCCCTCCGGCGCGGCGATTTATATCGACGGCGCTCCAACCAACCGCACAACACCGGCGACACTGACCGATCTCCAGCCGGGTGAGCGCCGCGTCCGCTCCAGCCTGAGCGGCTACAAAAATGTGGAGCGGACCGTCCGTCTCAAGGCCGGAGGCGCCGGCTTTATCGATCTCGGCCCACTTCCTCTCGTTGAATCGACCCCCGCCCCCGTTCCCCGGGACGACTCCAATATCGCCGCCCCCGTGTCTTCGTCGTTCGAGAAACGGTACGGCGTGAGTACCGCCCCCTATTTCGCGGAAGTTTATATCGACGGCTCCGACCAGAACCTCAATATTCTGGGCAAGTTCAGTTTGACATTGAAAGATGGTCTTCACCGATTCAGGGTCATCAACCAACAGGCGGGTATCGATCGCGTCCTCACCTATGAGGTCAAGAAGGGCGATCCTAATGACAAATTGATATTGGATTGGAGCAAAGGCGTCGTCCGCGCCAAGAAAGATTAACGCTTCTTCGTTGTGGATTTCGGCGCCGTTAACGTTTCAACCAAGTGTTCCGATATGGAGGTGAAACGATGATCCCTTATACAAACCGTGAGAATGGCCGTTCCACATCAATCGCCGCAGCCGCCGGGGACATGCTTCTTTTACTTGCCATCGCCTGTCTTCTGCTTGTACCGGTACGCCCCGCCGAATCCCAGGCGCCGGTTCCCGAGGATCCCTCGCTGGTGGGAGATTCAAAAAGCGTCTGCCAGGCCTTCTGGGATCAGGAATACGACGAAGCGTTGAAGTTAGCGGATAAAATCCTAAAGACAGAGGAATCCATACCGGTGAAGGTCGGCGTGTACAAATGCACAGCCTGCACCTATGTCGCCAAGGGAGAGCTCCCCAATGCGATGAAGTCTATCGAGAGCATGCTCCAGCTGGATCCATCCGCCCGTTACTCGCCTGATTATCTCTATCCCCCGCCGGTGCTCGATCTCTATCACACTGTTCGGGAATCACTCTACGCCGGGTCGATGGATATCAAAACCATCGCCATTGGAGATTTCGAAGACAACTCGGTTTTTGTCGACAAGGACGGGAAGTATGACTACTCCAAGCTGCGCCTGGCACTCGTCCACACGGTCATGGCCGATCTGGCGCAGGCGACATCATTGAAGATCGTCGACCGGCAGCGCACCGAGACGATTCTTAAGGAGATCGAGCTGGGGCAATCGGGTTTCACCGATCCCGAAGAGGCGGTCCGCGCCGGCAAGCTGCTCGGCGCCCAAACCTTTATTTTCGGTCAATATATGATTCTTAATAAGAACACTGTACGGATCGACGCCCGGGTTGTTCATACAGCGACGGGAGAGGTTATCCTGACGCACAGCACCACCGGCGATTTCTCTGGCGACCCGGAGAAATTCCTAGCCCTCGAAAGGGATTTGGTGATGGGCCTGGCCGAGGGGATCGAGAAGATTCTGCTTTTGGGCGAGGCGCCCATGGAATGCCGGAGCCTGGCCGCATCCTATTTCGATGGAAAAACCAAGACCATCGGCAAGCGCAAGAAATACGTCGAAAGCAAGTTCCTCACGGCGGAGGCGTTAGAGCTTGAGGACAGAGGCGATCTCAAACAAGCTCGTACGGTCTGGCATTCAGTTGTTGAATTAGATCCCGAAAACGATGTGGCTCGAGCGCGTGTCCGTTCACTGGACGCACTTCTTTGAAAGGGCCGGCCATGATGAAAGAGATCCGGTTGATCCTGCTCGCGGGTGCGCTGCTGCTTGCGGGCGCGCCGCTGCTCCTCATGACAACCGCGGGGTTCTGTCAAAGCGACATGAATATCACCGAGCAGGACCTGGCTCGTTTCCGGGAAAGCCCGATGGAATTCTTTTTCGAAATGGAATCGGGTTCTGCGATTCGCGCCGCAGAAATTCTTCTTCAAGAGAAGGATTTACACAATGGTGAGAGAAAAGACATTCTTACCACCATGGGGATGATCTATCTGGCAGAGGGTCATCCCCGCGCGGCGCGGGCGTCATTTATGGAATGTATAACTCAGGATCCCCAGGCCGAGTTGACCGGCGCCGCAAAGCTCCCACCGCCGGTCGTGAATCTCTTCTATTCGCTTCGGGACAGCATTGTCTTGGCGAGACGGATTGAGCGTCCCCTGCAACTCAACACGCTTGCCATCGGGGACATCGAAAACAACTCCATCATTCCGGGACCGTTCGATCTCGACAAATTCGCAAAGGGGCTGGTTCATATCATCACCACCGATCTCTCCGGGATCGACAACCTCACTCTCGTGGACCGGCAGCGCCTTGATGTTCTCCGCCGGGAGATCGAGATGAACAACAACGACGCCATTTTTGATCCCGAGAAACGGGTGGCGTTCGGCAAGCTTACCGGGGCGGGCTCGTTTCTTTTCGGCAGTCTCATGATGGCCGAAAAGAACAACCTCCGAATCGATCTCCGGCTGGTTGAAACCGAGACCGGTGAAATCCTCCTCGCGGAGAGTGTCGACGGCAAAGCCAAGAGCGGATCCGATCTGATCAAGCTGGAACAGAAGCTGGTGGTCGATATCCTAGCCCCAAAAATCAAAGACCTTCTGGGTGGCGGTCCGGAGGATTGGGATAAAAACTTGAAAAACCAGATTCGTCGGCGAGAGGATGAGAAGTATCTTGTGATGGTGCTGGCAACAGGTCGGGCCGTGCTGGCTGAAGAGGCGGGCGATTTGGCGGCCGCCGCAACGGCATGGGCCGAGGTTGTCGCGTTGGATCCGAGGAATGAACAGGCCGCCGGCCGCACCCGTTCTCTGGCCGCCTACGCGGCCTATACCTCGAAGGAGTAACGGAGATGTCAACTTGGAAGTTATTCCTCGTCTCATTCATCTTGTCGTCTACCCTCCTGGCGGGATGTTCGGGTGGACCCAAGCCGCAGCACCTCTTCAAACAGGGTGATTACAAAACTGCGCTGGCGCTTTATCAGGAACGCGCGGAGAGACTCCCCGACAATGCCGAGACCTTCCGCGCTATCGGAGCCTGCCAATATGAGCTCGGGGATGTCACCGCGGCCCTGGCTTCATTGGAAAAGGCCCACGAACTGGATTCAAAAGATGCTTCCACGCTTTTCCTGCTCGGACGGGTCAATGAAAAGCTGAATGACCCGGGCGGCGCCCTGGCCGCCTACACCGCCTATATGGAAAGAAAGCCGGATGCGGTGGAGGTTAGTGCGCGGATGAACCTCCTCCGGCGGCAGATGCTCGAAAAGCAGACGCAGATCCTCGTCGCTCGTGAGGGTATGATGACGGCGACGCCCCCCTCCCGGCTGACCCTGGCTGTCTTCGATTTTGAGAACCTCTCGCCCGATTCCTTACTGACACCTCTGGGCAAAGGATTAGCGGCGATGTTGATCACCGATCTCTCGCAAGCCGATTCGCTGCGCCTGGTGGAACGGCAGCGACTCCAAGTGCTTCTTGATGAATTGGGAATGACGCATGCGGCGCCGCCGGCGGGGACACCCGCTGACAAGCCGGCGGGAGAACCGGCGGCGACCGCCGATCCGATCCTCCAACTCAAAACAAACTTGGCGACCCTCATCTCATCGGACGGCACGCCCTATTACAAAGGCCCTTTGGATTCCGAACAAACGACAATGTATAAAAATGCAGTTCGAGCTTTTCAACGCGACGCCGGATTGGTTGTCGACGGTATCCCCGGTCCCAACACCCGGAATGCCGTGAAGGCCGCGCTGAAGGCACAGACGTCAAAGACGGGGGCCGAAGGATCGGCTTTTGCACAGGGACGTGCGCCCCGTCTAGGACGTCTCCTCAGCGCAGGAACCCTTCTGCAGGGATCATTTTTAACATTTGAGGAAGGGGCGCAGGTCCGTTTGGACGCCGATCTGCTGGCGACGGAAACGGGCAGCCCCCGTGCCGACGTACAACCCGCGGCCGGAAAACTCGAACAGGTCCTCCACTTGGAAAAGGAACTGGTTCTCTCGATTCTAGCGGCGCTCGGACTCTCTCCCAGTGTCGACGAACGGGCGATTCTCATGGATATGCCGACCGAATCATTTGACGCCTTCCTCGCCTATTGCCGCGGTTTGGATATGGAGGAGCGCGGCTATCCCGCCCAGGCTGCGGGATACTACCGTGATGCGGCGAATCTCGATCCCGGCTTCCGCATAGCCTCTTCCAGAGCTGATATCCTATCGGTCACCCCTGAAGATCAAGAAAGCTACGATGCCGGTGAGATGGAAAAGATCGGCGAGACAAAACCACCGACCGATGACCGGCATATCCACCAGGGCGAGATCATCGGCCTTGTTCCCCCACCGGAGAAAACGCAGGCCGATCCACAGTTGACCCCGGGGCAAAAGCTACCCACCGAGGGAACCATTATTGTTGAAGGGGATGTGCCCAATTGAGGTTCGATATGAAAAGACGAGCGATGTCCTTGGTCTGTCTGTGCGGCATTCTGTTCTTCGTATTTCCTTTCTCCCTATTCCCGGCTTCTCTGTGGAATACCCCTATCGCGGCTCAAGATCAGCTCCGTTTCCCTTTCACATACCGCGTGTGGCAAATTGACTCCCCCGGAGAAAGCTTCGAGATTTCACAATGGATGGGAACGGCTTGGGGTGGATTCTCCTTCGGCGACACCTGGAGCCTCGCCGCGTCAACATCTTCCGCTGGAAGCACACTCAATTTGGAGCCTTCGGAATCATTGAACGGTTTAACAAATCTCCGCGCTCAACTCTTCGGATCCTTTCTGGATCATCATTTGCAGTTCCAGGCCGGCGCCAGCCTCCCGACCGGAAAGCGCGAGCTCACCTTCGAAGAGCTGACCGTTGAAGACAGCCTCTGGAACCCTGTTTTGGGATTTCCACTCCGCCATTACGGACAGGGTTTCGACATGAATATCGGGCTCTCATGGGCCATGCCTCTGGGATCGGCATGGGTCTTCGGGCTCGGTGGTTCATACACGATCAACGGAGCCTACGCCTTGGAAGCAGGGCAGCCCGATTACGAACCCGGCGATGTCGTCAATATCACAACCGGTCTCGACGCCAGCTTCACATCATTGAAGCTGATGCTCGATCTCACCGGGCGGTTCTTTGGGGCCGATGGTTTTGACGGCGTAGAGGTTTACGACGAAGGTCCCCAATGGGAGGGCCGCCTACAAGCCCAGCTCTTCAGAAGGAATTTCACCTGGAGCACCCATCTGCAAGCGATCTGGAAGGGCGAAAATGGTATCTTGTCCGCATCCCAACCGGAGATGCCCGATCTCTCTCCCGAGGGAGGGCGAACACTCCAACTGGCGACGGATGGACGATGGGGTTTGTCCCACCAATGGGCGGCGGGGATCACCCTAAGTTGGATGCAGTTCGTCGGATACGAAGATGAAAGCAAGACAGGCTGGTCGGCCGGATTTGGCCCCCTGGTTGGATGGTCCTCAGGCAAGTCCCTCTCCGCAGTCTTGCGGTGGGCGATGCTGACGGGAGCCTTGGATTCGGGGAATACAGATCTATCGGGGAACGACTTATCCTTGGCGCTCAGCTGGAATCTCTGATTCTAGTTGAAATTGGTTTAATTCTAAAAAGCAGATTTATTAATGCATACAATCTCATCAGGGTCGATGACTTGGATAGATTCCGTCCAGAAGGTTTGATTCGTTAAAAAACGGCCACCTTGCAAAATGCAACGGATTAGAAATATTCCATCCCCGCCTTGGCAACCGTAAAACCCAGGGTGTTTATGTTGTATAATAATGGGGTGACCACCAACGAACGAGTCGAGGAGGTATGACATGTTTTCTATGAAGCACCGGAATCAAGCGATTCGACAATTGGGCATCCTGACTGCCATCATCGGGGCCATGGTGATCATCTTTGTCGCTTGTGGAGAAGATAAACTCGTTTCCTCCTCCGCGACGGGAACCCTCTCGGTTCAGATGCAGTTTGTGGATAACCCGGCAGGTGCGGGGAAAGCCTTCGGCAATTCCAACATCGCCCTTATCGACTCAATTCAAGTTTTGGTTTTGGAAGAAGATTCCGACGAGATCGTCGCGCAGGCGATTGTGCCGGTCGCCGAAAACCAAAACTCATTCCGCATTTCTCTGGATGTTCCATCGCAGAAAAATCTTCGGATACGCGGCGTGGCGATTGGAACTCCGGCGGATGCCGGATGCGGCGCCTCGACGTCGGGGTCGGCTTATACCGGCCTGTCGGCTGTGATGTCGGTCCGACCTCGTTGCGAGGAAACAGTTCCGCTCACGATGAACAGCTTTATCCCCGGCATTCATATCACATCGATCCAGGGCCCCCTGGTCAATCTTGCCTGGGGACGGGTTCCGGGCGCTGAAGAATATATCCTGCGGACTTTTGATGAGCAGTGTGGATTCACCGATCTCGTTCAGGCCGATACGATCGCCATGGTAAACCTTAACGGCAAACTCCTCGAAAGCAGCAATGAGATCCTCCGCGTGCGGGCCGTTAATGCCATCTCAACGGGAACATTCTCCGCTCCGATCACCTTGAATGAGCTGCCTCTTTGCCTTGTCGAGCCCGCCTTCATCGATTTCGGTGATGTCAATATCGGTGAACTCTCCGAAAGAACTTTCACGATTATAAATGACGGTGGTGGTCTTTTGACCGGTTCCGTCGAATCAACCTGCGACGCCTTTGAGATCATTGAAGGGGCAGGCAACTTTGAACTCGCGGGAGCAGAGTCCCGCACCGTCACCATCCGTTATCTCCCGACCGCGGCCGGGGATCAGGATTGTACCATTCTCACCGGCACCGGGTGCGCTCAGGTCCAGATCACCGGATCCGGTGGTGTGCCGGGGTGCGAGATTAGCACCGCCAGCCTCGATTTCGGTTCGATCAAGGTCGGCGAAACGGCCGATCGCTCCTTTACGGTCAGCAATATCGGAAGCGGCATCGTCCGGGGTTCCATTTCTGCCAATTGCAATCAGTTCGCGGTCATCGAAGGCGCCGGCGATTACGTGCTGGCCGCACAGAGCTCCCGCACCGTGACCGTCCGCTATCACCCATCAACAACGGGGAGCCATTCCTGCGCGGTTCAGACCGGAACCCGCTGCGGCCAGGTATCCCTCACCGGTCATGCGACCAGCCCCAGATGCCAGATCCTTCCGGCTGTTCTCAATTTCGGCGATGTTGTCTTGGGCGCTTCAAAAGAG contains these protein-coding regions:
- a CDS encoding PEGA domain-containing protein gives rise to the protein MKNESAMTTGKKPSLRPGGWRLAASAETGWSIPPMNFTTGLIFLGLFLPLLFSACGGQGGLKIDVRDMSNNSVADVEIRQVGQDNRLLGKTNESGTATIHPDRGEGSVLIKLNRPAEDGRVYQFRASYTLSEEDFRVGVKVIRIEGIDGESPSGQITTSLLRLSSTPTGAEVWINGAYKGITPISLPDLAPGRSLVILTKQGWHPDSTEIFLEAGDEVEHFRELSATAVKTASLEILSDPSGAAIYIDGAPTNRTTPATLTDLQPGERRVRSSLSGYKNVERTVRLKAGGAGFIDLGPLPLVESTPAPVPRDDSNIAAPVSSSFEKRYGVSTAPYFAEVYIDGSDQNLNILGKFSLTLKDGLHRFRVINQQAGIDRVLTYEVKKGDPNDKLILDWSKGVVRAKKD
- a CDS encoding CsgG/HfaB family protein codes for the protein MFRYGGETMIPYTNRENGRSTSIAAAAGDMLLLLAIACLLLVPVRPAESQAPVPEDPSLVGDSKSVCQAFWDQEYDEALKLADKILKTEESIPVKVGVYKCTACTYVAKGELPNAMKSIESMLQLDPSARYSPDYLYPPPVLDLYHTVRESLYAGSMDIKTIAIGDFEDNSVFVDKDGKYDYSKLRLALVHTVMADLAQATSLKIVDRQRTETILKEIELGQSGFTDPEEAVRAGKLLGAQTFIFGQYMILNKNTVRIDARVVHTATGEVILTHSTTGDFSGDPEKFLALERDLVMGLAEGIEKILLLGEAPMECRSLAASYFDGKTKTIGKRKKYVESKFLTAEALELEDRGDLKQARTVWHSVVELDPENDVARARVRSLDALL
- a CDS encoding CsgG/HfaB family protein, which encodes MMKEIRLILLAGALLLAGAPLLLMTTAGFCQSDMNITEQDLARFRESPMEFFFEMESGSAIRAAEILLQEKDLHNGERKDILTTMGMIYLAEGHPRAARASFMECITQDPQAELTGAAKLPPPVVNLFYSLRDSIVLARRIERPLQLNTLAIGDIENNSIIPGPFDLDKFAKGLVHIITTDLSGIDNLTLVDRQRLDVLRREIEMNNNDAIFDPEKRVAFGKLTGAGSFLFGSLMMAEKNNLRIDLRLVETETGEILLAESVDGKAKSGSDLIKLEQKLVVDILAPKIKDLLGGGPEDWDKNLKNQIRRREDEKYLVMVLATGRAVLAEEAGDLAAAATAWAEVVALDPRNEQAAGRTRSLAAYAAYTSKE
- a CDS encoding tetratricopeptide repeat protein, giving the protein MSTWKLFLVSFILSSTLLAGCSGGPKPQHLFKQGDYKTALALYQERAERLPDNAETFRAIGACQYELGDVTAALASLEKAHELDSKDASTLFLLGRVNEKLNDPGGALAAYTAYMERKPDAVEVSARMNLLRRQMLEKQTQILVAREGMMTATPPSRLTLAVFDFENLSPDSLLTPLGKGLAAMLITDLSQADSLRLVERQRLQVLLDELGMTHAAPPAGTPADKPAGEPAATADPILQLKTNLATLISSDGTPYYKGPLDSEQTTMYKNAVRAFQRDAGLVVDGIPGPNTRNAVKAALKAQTSKTGAEGSAFAQGRAPRLGRLLSAGTLLQGSFLTFEEGAQVRLDADLLATETGSPRADVQPAAGKLEQVLHLEKELVLSILAALGLSPSVDERAILMDMPTESFDAFLAYCRGLDMEERGYPAQAAGYYRDAANLDPGFRIASSRADILSVTPEDQESYDAGEMEKIGETKPPTDDRHIHQGEIIGLVPPPEKTQADPQLTPGQKLPTEGTIIVEGDVPN